A window of the Bdellovibrio sp. ZAP7 genome harbors these coding sequences:
- a CDS encoding dihydrofolate reductase family protein produces MKTQFYGATSLNGYLADENNSLDWLFQFSDGEVPPTYENFIKDVGAIAMGSHTYEWLYEHQVSKASDKTAAWPYKMPSWIFTTRKLPVIPGVDVRFVQGDVRPVHEAMKKAAGDKNVWIVGGGELTAKFYDAGLLDEMIIQVAPLTLSGGAPLFPRKIHPPMKLLSATPIANLFVELHYQVNYSK; encoded by the coding sequence ATGAAAACACAGTTTTACGGCGCGACAAGTTTGAATGGTTACTTGGCAGATGAAAACAACTCTTTGGATTGGCTCTTTCAATTTAGTGATGGTGAAGTCCCGCCGACTTACGAGAACTTTATCAAGGATGTGGGTGCCATCGCCATGGGTTCACATACTTACGAGTGGCTTTACGAACACCAAGTATCCAAGGCCTCTGACAAAACCGCTGCTTGGCCCTATAAAATGCCATCGTGGATTTTTACCACTCGCAAGCTGCCGGTTATTCCCGGTGTTGATGTGCGCTTTGTTCAAGGTGATGTGCGCCCCGTGCATGAAGCAATGAAAAAGGCCGCCGGTGATAAAAACGTCTGGATTGTTGGCGGAGGAGAGCTGACTGCCAAGTTTTATGATGCTGGGTTGCTGGATGAGATGATCATTCAAGTCGCACCGTTAACCTTATCAGGTGGTGCCCCGCTGTTTCCAAGAAAGATACATCCACCAATGAAGTTGCTATCGGCGACTCCCATCGCAAATCTTTTTGTCGAGCTACACTATCAGGTGAATTATTCCAAATAA
- a CDS encoding SPFH domain-containing protein, with amino-acid sequence MELGFFITAVILIVAVIFVFKTVYVVPQQHAWIVERLGKYHTTMGPGLHMIVPFIDRLAYRHELKEIPLDVPPQVCITKDNTQLQVDGILYFQVTDPMRASYGSSNYIAAITQLAQTTLRSVIGKMELDKTFEERDHINTTIVNAIDESAANWGVKVLRYEIKDLTPPKEILHAMQAQITAEREKRALIAASEGRKQEQINIAAGEREASIAKSEGEKQASINKAEGEAAAILAIAQASAEAIRKTAAAIREPGGADAVNLKVAEQYVNAFGELASKNNSIIVPANLSDMSGLIASAMQIVKTQK; translated from the coding sequence ATGGAATTAGGATTTTTTATTACAGCTGTCATTCTTATCGTCGCGGTCATTTTCGTCTTTAAGACCGTATACGTGGTTCCCCAGCAACATGCTTGGATCGTCGAACGCTTGGGTAAGTACCATACAACTATGGGACCTGGGCTTCATATGATCGTACCGTTCATTGATCGTTTAGCTTATCGACATGAACTTAAAGAGATTCCTTTGGATGTTCCACCGCAAGTTTGTATCACGAAAGACAATACGCAGTTGCAGGTTGATGGTATCTTGTACTTCCAAGTTACTGATCCAATGCGTGCTTCTTATGGTTCATCAAATTATATCGCTGCGATCACTCAGCTTGCGCAAACGACTTTACGTTCGGTGATCGGTAAAATGGAATTGGATAAGACTTTTGAAGAGCGTGATCACATCAATACGACGATCGTTAATGCGATTGATGAATCTGCTGCTAACTGGGGTGTTAAAGTTCTTCGTTACGAGATCAAGGATTTGACGCCGCCGAAAGAGATTCTGCATGCCATGCAAGCTCAGATCACTGCGGAACGCGAAAAGCGTGCGTTGATTGCTGCATCTGAAGGTCGCAAGCAAGAGCAGATCAATATCGCTGCGGGCGAAAGAGAAGCTTCGATTGCAAAGTCTGAAGGTGAAAAACAAGCGTCCATTAATAAAGCCGAAGGTGAAGCTGCCGCGATTCTAGCTATCGCCCAAGCAAGCGCAGAAGCAATCAGAAAGACCGCTGCCGCAATCCGCGAACCTGGTGGTGCGGATGCTGTTAATTTAAAAGTTGCAGAACAATACGTGAATGCATTTGGAGAACTTGCAAGTAAGAACAACTCAATCATCGTTCCGGCTAACCTAAGTGACATGAGCGGTTTGATCGCAAGTGCGATGCAAATCGTAAAAACCCAGAAATAA
- a CDS encoding DUF1428 domain-containing protein has product MSRYVDGYVIPIPKKNVKKYKKMATLGMKTWMKHGALDYYECVGDKLDVPYGLPFPKLCKLKKEETVIFAFVVYKSKAHSQQVNKKVHKEFEQMDKKQMEEIFSLKRFSVGGFKVLVSNKK; this is encoded by the coding sequence ATGAGTCGATACGTTGACGGATATGTGATTCCAATCCCTAAGAAAAATGTAAAGAAATATAAAAAGATGGCTACTCTGGGAATGAAGACCTGGATGAAGCACGGTGCGCTTGATTACTATGAGTGTGTCGGCGACAAGTTGGACGTGCCTTATGGATTGCCGTTCCCAAAACTTTGTAAATTAAAGAAAGAAGAAACGGTGATCTTTGCTTTCGTCGTTTACAAATCCAAAGCTCACAGCCAGCAAGTGAATAAAAAAGTTCACAAGGAATTCGAACAAATGGACAAGAAACAGATGGAAGAGATCTTTTCGTTGAAACGATTCTCTGTCGGTGGGTTTAAAGTTCTGGTTAGCAATAAAAAGTAA
- a CDS encoding MFS transporter: MIQSSSSSSTLTPAIPGATSKSFLALAMGGFGIGMTEFVIMGLLPNVAQHLNITIPEAGHVISSYALGVVVGAPLLTVLGAKYSAKNLLLFLMALFTVFNGVSALATDYYSLMLFRFMAGLPHGAYFGVGAVVASRLAKPGKEASAVASMLTGLTIANVVGVPLGTYVGVRFGWQWAFVMVAIVGLATTLALKSWIPAIPKNPTASFKSEFKIFRNFNLWICIVITAIGFGGFFAWISYIAPLLTDVTKVSPEMIPLWMVLAGVGMTAGIIFGGKLADRFSALKAAIALMTAMMLMLILSSLLAEYQVATFVMVFLTGMFAMAQCPPVQMLLIQNSQGGEMLGSSLGQACFNIGNSLGAFLGGLPLVMGYSYAAPTLVGAMMSLVGIVFAFLLMKRVSGWFWVR; encoded by the coding sequence ATGATTCAGTCTTCTTCTTCGTCCTCGACTCTTACTCCGGCAATTCCCGGAGCGACGTCTAAAAGTTTTCTGGCGTTAGCAATGGGTGGTTTCGGTATCGGGATGACCGAGTTTGTGATTATGGGGCTGCTTCCGAATGTGGCTCAGCATCTGAACATCACGATTCCTGAAGCCGGGCATGTGATTTCATCTTATGCCTTGGGTGTGGTGGTCGGTGCACCGCTATTGACAGTGCTGGGAGCCAAGTATTCTGCCAAAAATTTATTGTTATTTTTGATGGCGCTTTTCACCGTTTTTAACGGTGTGTCGGCGTTGGCGACGGACTATTATTCGTTGATGCTGTTCCGTTTTATGGCGGGGCTGCCTCACGGAGCCTATTTTGGAGTTGGAGCAGTTGTTGCCAGTCGCTTAGCGAAACCGGGTAAAGAAGCCTCGGCCGTGGCCAGCATGTTAACCGGTCTTACGATTGCAAATGTCGTGGGAGTTCCCTTGGGAACTTATGTGGGCGTCCGCTTTGGTTGGCAATGGGCTTTTGTGATGGTGGCGATTGTGGGACTGGCCACAACATTGGCTTTAAAATCTTGGATTCCCGCAATTCCAAAAAATCCAACGGCAAGTTTCAAAAGTGAATTTAAAATATTTAGAAACTTCAATCTGTGGATCTGTATCGTGATCACCGCTATTGGCTTTGGCGGCTTCTTTGCGTGGATCAGTTATATTGCTCCTCTGCTGACAGATGTGACCAAGGTGTCGCCTGAAATGATTCCGTTGTGGATGGTTCTAGCCGGCGTGGGTATGACGGCGGGAATTATCTTTGGCGGCAAACTTGCGGATCGTTTTTCGGCATTGAAGGCTGCCATCGCACTGATGACAGCAATGATGTTGATGTTAATTTTAAGCAGTTTGTTAGCCGAGTACCAGGTCGCAACATTCGTGATGGTTTTCTTAACGGGAATGTTCGCAATGGCGCAATGTCCACCGGTGCAAATGTTGTTAATTCAAAACTCTCAAGGTGGGGAGATGCTGGGTTCTTCTTTGGGGCAGGCGTGTTTTAATATAGGAAATTCTTTGGGAGCATTCCTTGGGGGATTGCCGTTGGTCATGGGATATAGTTATGCGGCTCCAACATTGGTGGGCGCGATGATGTCGCTGGTGGGAATTGTTTTTGCCTTCCTTTTGATGAAGCGTGTTTCCGGTTGGTTCTGGGTGCGTTAG
- a CDS encoding DUF6119 family protein, with the protein MTLLNVYLFKRKPDDLRSYITEDYRSRSVSLRISGCDQVIFSFKEPEDTAPQWYDFLSSHIAKESLPQSLTSPSAVLIVEVNNSIFALTFGPAGRYMVELSHIVNDFGLKVCLNNIASDKIKTVDKRSLEQLSIHTKQQASSPVDFNAFEIEIDRDLIKSVEGHLENSFAKYLKGSSSLTIRTEKPLEKIATLCSELLTNYRKKTYQADFGWIDNVKLITDDQITLPLENLLMNKLKNSDFTELFLGAPEIIDDAKVDSYSFSGQRGNFVNTFPSIESYFSFFKTKKEQEEAKGSTLDLSLEILKSHRLKAYEHEATKPGKSLKRNEVYSWTVFECLNGEVISKGKTYKLLEGNWYEIEQKYLQGIETTINSIVHSNLPLPAMGFTEKEGAYNVRASAALKAACMDQQFIKIAGRSKFEFCDIFTNDKHLIHVKKHTGASSISHLLYQGHVSGMLFSQEPNIRTEISNHGVIAYHKMAGKVRPVVFKASDYKVIFAIAVKQKKPLSKILTFFSKISLAHKYKSLTARGYQVEVQIIPMK; encoded by the coding sequence ATGACGCTCTTAAATGTGTACTTGTTCAAAAGAAAGCCTGATGACCTTAGAAGTTACATCACAGAGGATTACCGCTCCAGATCCGTATCTTTAAGAATTTCAGGATGCGATCAGGTTATATTTTCATTCAAAGAGCCTGAAGATACAGCACCTCAATGGTACGACTTCCTTAGTTCACATATTGCCAAAGAATCACTACCTCAATCACTCACTTCACCATCTGCCGTACTGATAGTTGAGGTCAACAATTCCATTTTCGCCTTAACTTTCGGACCAGCTGGAAGATACATGGTGGAGCTATCTCACATAGTCAATGATTTCGGCCTCAAAGTTTGCCTAAATAACATAGCCAGCGACAAAATCAAAACCGTCGACAAACGATCCTTGGAACAATTATCAATTCACACAAAACAACAAGCCTCATCTCCCGTTGATTTCAATGCATTTGAAATAGAAATTGATCGCGATCTAATCAAGTCCGTTGAAGGTCATTTAGAAAATAGTTTTGCTAAGTACTTAAAGGGTTCATCGTCATTAACAATTCGCACTGAAAAACCTTTGGAGAAAATCGCTACACTCTGTTCTGAGCTGTTGACCAACTATCGAAAGAAAACTTATCAAGCGGACTTTGGGTGGATCGATAATGTTAAGCTAATAACAGATGACCAAATTACACTTCCGCTTGAAAACCTTTTGATGAACAAACTCAAAAACAGTGACTTTACCGAACTATTTTTAGGCGCGCCTGAAATAATTGACGACGCAAAAGTAGACTCGTATTCGTTCTCCGGCCAGAGAGGGAATTTCGTCAACACATTCCCATCAATTGAATCATACTTCAGTTTCTTCAAAACCAAGAAAGAACAGGAAGAAGCAAAAGGATCGACTTTAGATTTATCGCTCGAAATATTAAAATCACATCGACTTAAAGCCTATGAGCATGAAGCCACCAAACCAGGGAAAAGTCTCAAACGAAATGAAGTCTACTCGTGGACCGTGTTTGAATGTTTAAATGGCGAAGTCATATCGAAAGGTAAAACATACAAACTTCTCGAGGGAAACTGGTATGAAATTGAGCAAAAATACTTGCAAGGGATTGAGACAACAATCAACTCAATAGTCCATTCTAATTTACCGTTGCCAGCAATGGGCTTTACAGAAAAAGAAGGTGCGTATAATGTGCGCGCCTCCGCCGCGCTAAAAGCGGCGTGCATGGACCAACAATTTATAAAAATCGCAGGTAGATCCAAATTTGAATTTTGCGATATTTTCACCAACGACAAGCATTTAATTCACGTGAAAAAACATACCGGCGCATCGTCGATTAGCCATCTACTATACCAGGGACATGTCTCTGGTATGCTTTTTTCTCAAGAACCGAACATACGGACGGAAATTTCAAATCACGGGGTAATTGCCTACCATAAGATGGCAGGAAAAGTTCGTCCCGTTGTTTTTAAGGCATCAGATTATAAAGTCATTTTCGCCATAGCCGTAAAGCAAAAAAAACCACTCTCGAAAATTCTCACTTTTTTTTCGAAAATTAGTCTTGCGCATAAATATAAATCGCTAACTGCTCGCGGATATCAAGTCGAGGTTCAGATTATTCCTATGAAGTAG
- a CDS encoding NfeD family protein, with the protein MDSWVMWLILAGLVLGLELVTGTFYLIMISIGLAAAGIAALMGANSSLQTIVAAVVWITSTLILRKTRFGKPHNVSSEKDPNVNIDIGQTVKVDTWIDGKTARANYRGAMWDIELIHGEAVSGTYIIRAIRGSRLYVEKLN; encoded by the coding sequence ATGGACTCTTGGGTAATGTGGCTAATTTTGGCCGGATTGGTATTGGGTTTGGAACTGGTTACCGGAACCTTTTATCTCATCATGATTTCAATTGGTCTTGCTGCTGCTGGGATCGCAGCTTTAATGGGTGCCAATTCATCATTGCAGACTATTGTTGCCGCCGTTGTATGGATCACTTCGACTCTGATTCTTAGAAAAACGCGCTTTGGCAAGCCTCACAACGTAAGCAGCGAAAAAGATCCCAACGTGAACATCGATATCGGTCAAACCGTCAAAGTCGACACTTGGATCGATGGAAAAACAGCTCGTGCAAACTATCGCGGCGCCATGTGGGACATTGAGCTAATCCACGGCGAAGCTGTCAGTGGCACATACATTATCCGTGCGATTCGCGGCAGCCGACTTTACGTAGAAAAATTGAATTAA
- a CDS encoding DUF2235 domain-containing protein → MKRTIFVFNDGTGQALKSDAQSNVAKIFNALPGKVISHEEADSYKFDENQAYHAFYIRGIGTESLKPKDKTADTRSWFQKLGDSISGKAAIGVELATGHSISDRVERSLKCIESLWQEGDRVFFIGFSRGAASVRLGAAYLGSKIPKFEVEYLLVFDTVYSVLTEVQIREEPKRTNFEETNIGTFVKRCDHIIAGDEMRDMFPVTPVTVRPGVRQILFAGSHSDVGGGNPSASLSDISLDFVMGELKGLGILFDSANVAALQIRPDPTAKITFDKFNGTGQTHFPRDLRSLSFLIHESVFKRANAKQSVSIALAQLATFDTTSKEALVEVASVNTRFGHS, encoded by the coding sequence ATGAAAAGAACAATTTTTGTTTTTAATGATGGCACAGGCCAGGCTTTGAAATCTGATGCACAATCGAATGTTGCCAAGATTTTTAATGCACTTCCTGGGAAAGTAATTTCCCACGAAGAGGCTGATTCCTACAAATTCGATGAAAACCAAGCATATCATGCGTTTTATATCCGTGGGATTGGAACTGAATCACTTAAACCGAAAGATAAAACAGCGGATACGAGATCCTGGTTTCAAAAACTGGGAGATTCGATTTCAGGTAAAGCAGCAATAGGTGTGGAATTGGCCACCGGACATTCTATCAGTGATCGTGTTGAGCGTTCGCTTAAATGTATAGAGTCGTTATGGCAAGAAGGTGATCGAGTATTTTTCATTGGATTTAGTCGAGGTGCTGCATCAGTTCGGTTGGGAGCGGCATATCTTGGGTCAAAAATTCCTAAATTTGAGGTTGAATACCTACTTGTTTTCGACACAGTTTATTCGGTTTTAACTGAAGTTCAAATTCGCGAAGAACCAAAAAGAACAAACTTCGAAGAGACGAACATTGGAACATTCGTAAAGAGGTGCGACCACATTATTGCAGGTGATGAAATGCGTGACATGTTTCCTGTTACGCCAGTTACGGTTAGGCCTGGGGTGCGTCAAATTCTCTTTGCGGGCTCCCATTCAGATGTTGGCGGCGGGAACCCCTCGGCATCGTTGTCGGATATTTCACTTGATTTTGTGATGGGTGAGTTAAAAGGGCTTGGGATTCTATTTGATTCAGCTAATGTTGCCGCACTACAAATACGTCCTGATCCAACGGCGAAAATTACTTTTGATAAATTCAATGGGACGGGCCAGACGCATTTTCCCAGAGATTTACGCAGTCTCAGCTTTTTGATTCATGAATCTGTTTTTAAAAGAGCAAATGCAAAGCAGTCAGTATCAATTGCGCTTGCACAATTAGCCACTTTCGACACAACTTCGAAAGAAGCTCTAGTAGAAGTCGCTTCTGTAAACACCAGATTCGGTCACTCTTAA
- a CDS encoding integrin, which yields MVLNSIYSRTIFTAATLSLILASCGRGLDSKSSGSSSQTPATPSTPATPAPSAPVLTMTYYPVKELIFDWTDSDSEDNYKFMMDATGSSGWTELSTLGQDLVMHQDSIYTTLNERIGAKYKIMACNTGGCTDSNIVTVNAPMTAAIGYFKASNSAASDSFGYKVAVSKNGTYMAVSATGEDSNATGVGGLQSNNSASGSGAVYIFKRDGSTWAQMAYIKPSNTASNMNFGQSLSLSDDGDYLAVGANMESTTAATSGAAYIFKRTSSTWAQQAFLKASNPEAADEFGISVDISGDGTTLAVGAYTEDSAASGINGDETSNAASAAGAAYVFTRSGTSWSQEAYIKASNPTSGDRFGASVSISADGTALAVGASQESSNATGVGGNQNNESAPASGAAYVFRKTNSVWSQQAYIKASNPSPYDNFANNLSLADDGLTLAVGSYGEASNATGVNSGNQADNSLSIAGAVYIFSFNGTVWSQQAYIKASNTKASLVFGWSVSLSADGNKLAVGAYQDNSSGTSVDGNQSDTSATSAGSAFLFSRTGTTWSQQAYFKAPNAEAQDYFGYSIALSGNGNYLCVGATGEDSSATGVGGAQTNGASAAGAVYVY from the coding sequence ATGGTTTTAAATTCAATTTATTCACGAACGATTTTCACTGCAGCAACCTTGAGTTTGATCTTGGCTTCCTGTGGGCGTGGGCTTGACAGTAAATCTTCTGGTTCAAGTTCCCAAACCCCGGCAACTCCAAGCACGCCCGCAACTCCGGCGCCAAGTGCTCCGGTTCTTACAATGACCTACTATCCGGTAAAAGAATTGATCTTTGATTGGACGGATTCTGATTCGGAAGACAATTACAAATTTATGATGGATGCCACGGGATCTTCGGGGTGGACAGAGCTTTCAACATTAGGACAGGACTTGGTGATGCATCAAGATTCTATCTATACGACGTTGAACGAGCGCATTGGGGCAAAATATAAAATCATGGCCTGCAATACCGGCGGTTGCACGGATTCTAACATCGTGACGGTCAATGCACCGATGACCGCAGCGATTGGATATTTCAAGGCATCCAATTCGGCGGCTTCTGATTCATTTGGTTATAAAGTTGCAGTTTCAAAAAATGGAACTTATATGGCAGTGTCAGCGACCGGAGAGGACAGCAACGCGACAGGTGTCGGTGGCTTGCAGAGCAACAACTCCGCATCCGGCAGTGGTGCCGTATATATTTTTAAACGCGATGGCAGTACGTGGGCGCAAATGGCTTACATAAAGCCTTCCAACACGGCATCCAACATGAACTTTGGACAATCACTTTCCCTGTCTGATGATGGTGACTATCTGGCTGTCGGTGCAAATATGGAAAGTACGACCGCTGCGACTTCCGGAGCTGCTTATATTTTCAAAAGAACTTCCTCGACGTGGGCGCAACAAGCTTTTCTAAAAGCTTCGAATCCGGAAGCAGCTGATGAGTTCGGTATCTCCGTGGATATTTCCGGAGATGGTACCACGTTAGCGGTGGGAGCCTATACCGAGGACAGTGCTGCCAGTGGTATTAATGGCGATGAAACCAGCAACGCAGCATCCGCCGCTGGTGCCGCCTATGTTTTCACTCGCTCAGGGACTTCCTGGTCACAAGAAGCCTATATCAAAGCTTCGAATCCCACCAGTGGGGATCGTTTCGGCGCGTCCGTGTCGATTTCTGCTGATGGAACTGCGTTGGCAGTGGGTGCAAGTCAAGAATCCAGTAATGCCACAGGCGTTGGTGGAAATCAGAACAATGAATCTGCACCAGCGTCGGGGGCAGCGTACGTCTTTAGAAAAACAAACTCGGTTTGGTCGCAACAAGCTTATATCAAGGCTTCCAACCCAAGTCCCTATGATAACTTTGCGAACAATTTAAGCTTGGCTGATGACGGTCTGACTTTAGCGGTTGGATCTTATGGAGAAGCCAGTAACGCAACCGGCGTTAACAGTGGCAATCAGGCTGACAACTCGCTTTCAATTGCGGGGGCGGTTTATATATTTTCATTTAACGGCACCGTGTGGTCGCAACAAGCTTACATTAAAGCCAGCAATACCAAAGCAAGTTTGGTATTTGGCTGGAGTGTTTCTCTTTCTGCCGATGGCAATAAACTTGCGGTGGGTGCCTATCAAGACAACAGCTCCGGAACAAGCGTTGATGGAAATCAATCTGACACCAGTGCCACGAGTGCAGGATCAGCATTTTTATTTTCCAGAACGGGCACCACTTGGAGTCAACAAGCCTATTTCAAAGCTCCCAATGCAGAGGCTCAAGACTATTTTGGATACAGCATCGCATTGTCAGGCAATGGAAATTATCTGTGTGTCGGAGCGACGGGTGAAGACAGTTCGGCCACGGGAGTGGGTGGGGCTCAGACCAATGGAGCGTCAGCTGCGGGAGCTGTTTACGTCTATTAA
- a CDS encoding C1 family peptidase: MRSLFVLALCLFVQAGHAELINVQQLNQKIQRNGGEWQAQSNHMTKLSKSEAKHRMGLSLDQAADVEFVMPESPNRIELPPVLDWRNKDGQNWVSPILDQANCGSCVAFAAVGVFETQYKINSLLPNFNAKFSPQNLFSCGGGKCDWGWRPESAARYLSASGVPDEACMPYASGATGEDVACRASCPDTAQRSVKLAGYSTPTRGSQDLNAVKMALQKGPLVTTLTVYADFMAYAGGVYKHVDGNYLGGHAISIIGYDDTKQAFIIRNSWGEEWGEKGFGYVAYSDQSGVGDDTWLYKMQPLAGGVSVESPNDYSYFTKTVPVKATSTYSSTDSLAVAIYNSQNQVVANLNCLTADCAQDLDVSSLADGRYEVQVFAMGTRGEKVGTSERHFFYVVNQAPSVGITFKGYDGTDLSKALNGRIQVEVATTSSSVPLSSIEFHHVGPDGKDQVRSASIVPARMTMGWRTNLVPDGQYEIWFTGHVKSNGMDVVVESPRQKVKVAN; encoded by the coding sequence ATGAGATCATTATTTGTTTTAGCTCTATGCTTATTTGTCCAGGCAGGACATGCAGAGCTTATCAATGTTCAGCAGTTAAATCAGAAAATTCAAAGAAACGGTGGCGAGTGGCAGGCGCAAAGCAACCACATGACCAAGCTTTCTAAATCAGAAGCAAAACATCGCATGGGTCTGAGCTTGGACCAGGCCGCGGATGTTGAGTTCGTGATGCCAGAGTCTCCAAACCGCATCGAATTGCCTCCGGTTTTGGACTGGAGAAATAAAGACGGTCAAAACTGGGTATCTCCAATTTTGGACCAAGCAAACTGCGGAAGCTGCGTGGCTTTTGCGGCGGTCGGAGTTTTTGAAACTCAGTACAAAATTAATTCCTTACTGCCAAACTTTAACGCTAAATTTTCGCCACAAAACTTGTTCTCTTGCGGTGGCGGTAAATGTGATTGGGGATGGCGTCCAGAAAGTGCTGCACGTTATTTGAGCGCATCAGGCGTTCCCGACGAAGCTTGTATGCCGTATGCATCGGGTGCGACCGGGGAAGACGTAGCTTGCCGTGCAAGCTGCCCGGATACAGCGCAAAGAAGTGTGAAGCTTGCAGGCTATTCCACGCCGACTCGAGGTTCACAGGATCTAAACGCTGTGAAAATGGCGCTGCAAAAAGGACCATTGGTCACGACTTTGACAGTGTATGCTGACTTTATGGCGTACGCGGGTGGCGTTTACAAACACGTCGATGGCAACTACCTGGGTGGTCACGCGATTTCTATTATCGGTTATGATGACACCAAACAAGCTTTCATCATTCGCAACAGCTGGGGCGAAGAGTGGGGTGAAAAAGGTTTTGGTTATGTCGCGTACTCGGATCAATCCGGTGTGGGTGATGATACATGGTTATACAAAATGCAACCTCTTGCGGGCGGCGTTTCTGTAGAGTCTCCGAATGACTATTCTTACTTTACGAAAACGGTTCCCGTGAAAGCGACTTCGACTTACTCTTCCACGGATTCTTTGGCAGTGGCTATTTACAACAGTCAAAACCAAGTGGTGGCGAATTTGAATTGCCTGACTGCTGACTGTGCCCAGGACCTTGATGTCAGTTCTTTGGCAGACGGTCGCTATGAAGTTCAAGTTTTCGCGATGGGAACTCGGGGTGAAAAGGTTGGAACTTCCGAAAGACATTTCTTTTATGTTGTGAACCAAGCACCTTCTGTGGGTATCACTTTCAAAGGTTACGACGGCACAGATCTATCCAAGGCTTTGAACGGTCGTATTCAAGTGGAAGTGGCAACAACTTCTAGCTCAGTTCCACTAAGCTCAATCGAATTCCACCATGTGGGTCCAGATGGTAAAGACCAAGTTCGCTCGGCTTCGATTGTTCCGGCAAGAATGACGATGGGCTGGAGAACGAATCTTGTTCCGGATGGTCAGTATGAAATTTGGTTCACGGGTCACGTGAAATCAAACGGCATGGATGTTGTGGTTGAAAGCCCTCGCCAAAAAGTGAAAGTGGCTAATTAA
- a CDS encoding GNAT family N-acetyltransferase: MTIDNFKILTDRLELRPHRPDDVDFMVELNSDPEITRYVPDGPIDAAQASKLIASIRSQFLDRSIGRFVVIEKQTRKKLGWCGLKWIEDIQEIDLGYRFMKSAWGKGYAREAAQACLDYGFNTLKFEKIIAQIMPANTASVALAKRLGMKEVNRVIEDGEEFLVFEIRSTLKIQNPP; the protein is encoded by the coding sequence ATGACTATAGATAATTTCAAAATACTCACTGATCGATTAGAACTAAGGCCCCATCGCCCTGATGACGTCGATTTTATGGTCGAGTTGAATTCTGATCCCGAAATCACGCGCTATGTTCCCGACGGCCCGATCGATGCCGCTCAAGCCAGTAAACTTATAGCTAGCATTCGCTCTCAATTCCTGGATCGCAGCATTGGTCGCTTTGTCGTGATCGAAAAACAAACCCGCAAAAAATTAGGCTGGTGTGGATTAAAGTGGATTGAAGACATTCAGGAAATAGATTTGGGTTATCGCTTCATGAAGTCAGCCTGGGGAAAAGGTTACGCCCGTGAAGCGGCGCAAGCTTGCCTGGACTATGGCTTTAATACTTTGAAATTTGAAAAAATCATCGCCCAAATAATGCCCGCCAATACGGCGTCGGTTGCCCTTGCCAAGCGACTCGGCATGAAAGAAGTCAATCGCGTCATCGAAGATGGCGAGGAGTTCCTTGTTTTCGAAATCCGCTCAACGCTAAAAATACAAAACCCGCCTTAA